In Haliotis asinina isolate JCU_RB_2024 chromosome 15, JCU_Hal_asi_v2, whole genome shotgun sequence, one DNA window encodes the following:
- the LOC137264829 gene encoding ubiquitin thioesterase zranb1-like gives MSDSEDRKWSCEYCTYENYPAAKRCTLCRGPRPVQLITNSPSQEQDIYKMAPLVPPPSSESNYATTSSTSELNKWACHMCTYLNWQRATKCTQCLTPRKKLSPSRSQPTSDQQQQQHEKMQPLSVNVNIAESSAPPISGRTTPKRNSPNSPEAAKSINNDINKAVAAHGNRSGAKWTCRACTYENWPKGIKCILCGTAKGRTFSDTNLASGGSYGLICEQEGGNRRGRASPGMSQSLDNIENYQDGASASASTFEDKNRAEERRLRLLRKRLRDKDWLWLSACSGVVDGDSNAVEAFIASGGDPARQLTQDEVTLLNRPSAFEVGYTLVHLGIRFKREDMLAVLLTATDVAAKAVKRLPAHTSPDLATDIRREIASSLRQRKGDFPCFFFTDCVTFALPTDIEDLPRHIQGQLFDELLDRDVQSELEEESIVNWNVELTDRLGSRLYCLWNRTAGDCLLDSLLQATWGVFDIDNTLRRALADSLSEGAMTFYPRWKEYESMQARSLHFSLDESQCQRDWALLLSLASQPGASLEQTHIFALAHILRRPIIVYGVKYVKSFRGETIGFAKFQGVYLPLLWERSFCWKIPVVLGYTRGHFSALVSMELDTDDSIGAGANIESNDEGQVAYLPLVDNEGKLLPVHFLTGSEIGREDTILREWLDCVVTKGGILVAAQRLGKRPVLVRQMVEEWLDHYRQLSHSIPPTHQTSLSSQTFSSDGESDQE, from the exons ATGAGTGACAGCGAGGACAGGAAGTGGTCGTGTGAGTACTGTACATATGAGAACTACCCAGCTGCAAAACGATGCACGCTGTGCCGGGGCCCACGCCCAGTGCAGCTCATCACTAACTCTCCGAGTCAGGAGCAGGATATCTACAAGATGGCTCCACTGGTGCCACCACCGAGCAGCGAATCAAATTATGCCACAACCAGCAGCACTAGTGAACTTAACAAGTGGGCATGTCACATGTGTACTTATCTTAACTGGCAGCGGGCGACAAAATGTACTCAGTGCCTCACCCCACGCAAAAAACTCTCCCCAAGTCGATCTCAACCCACCTCtgaccagcagcagcagcaacatgaGAAGATGCAGCCCCTTAGTGTCAATGTGAATATAGCTGAAAGCTCAGCCCCGCCAATCTCAGGTCGAACCACCCCCAAACGCAACTCCCCCAATTCTCCGGAGGCAGCTAAATCAATAAACAATGACATAAACAAGGCAGTGGCAGCACATGGCAATCGTAGTGGGGCCAAGTGGACATGTCGAGCCTGTACCTATGAGAACTGGCCCAAAGGTATCAAATGCATTCTGTGTGGCACTGCGAAGGGTAGGACCTTTTCTGACACTAACCTGGCCTCAGGGGGAAGCTATGGGCTTATATGTGAGCAAGAGGGAGGCAACCGGCGGGGGCGAGCCTCACCAGGAATGTCCCAAAGTCTTGACAATATCGAGAATTACCAAGATGGCGCATCCGCTTCTGCATCAACTTTTGAGGACAAGAACCGCGCTGAGGAGCGCAGGTTACGACTGTTAAGGAAAAGGTTACGTGATAAGGACTGGCTGTGGTTGAGCGCTTGTAGCGGTGTTGTGGATGGGGACTCCAATGCTGTGGAAGCTTTCATTGCATCGGGTGGTGATCCGGCTCGGCAACTCACTCAAGATGAAGTTACCCTGTTAAATCGACCAAGTGCATTTGAGGTGGGATACACTTTAGTTCACCTAGGCATCCGATTCAAAAGGGAAGACATGTTGGCGGTGTTGCTGACTGCAACTGATGTGGCTGCGAAGGCAGTCAAACGTTTACCTGCCCACACCAGTCCAGATCTTGCAACTGACATCCGCAGGGAAATCGCTTCTTCATTACGACAGAGGAAGGGGGACTTCCCTTGCTTTTTCTTCACCGACTGCGTCACCTTCGCTCTTCCAACAG ATATTGAGGATCTACCTCGCCACATCCAGGGGCAACTGTTTGACGAGTTGTTGGACAGAGATGTACAGAGTG AGTTGGAGGAGGAGAGCATTGTCAACTGGAATGTGGAGTTGACGGACCGGCTTGGGAGTCGGCTGTACTGCCTGTGGAACCGGACGGCGGGAGACTGTCTCCTGGACTCCCTCCTGCAAGCAACATGGGGGGTGTTCGACATCGACAACACACTCCGCCGGGCACTCGCAGACAGCCTTAGTGAAGGAGCCATGAC GTTTTACCCTCGGTGGAAGGAGTATGAGTCTATGCAGGCACGATCTCTTCACTTCAGCCTGGATGAGAGTCAGTGTCAGAGGGACTGGGCCCTGCTTCTCAGCCTTGCTAGTCAACCAG GAGCATCACTTGAGCAGACACATATATTTGCACTGGCTCACATCCTGCGACGACCAATTATTGTGTATGGGGTCAAGTATGTGAAGAGTTTCCGAGGGGAGACAATCGGCTTTGCCAAATTCCAGG GAGTGTACCTGCCGCTGCTATGGGAACGTAGTTTCTGTTGGAAGATTCCTGTGGTCCTGGGTTACACAAGAGGCCATTTCTCTGCCCTGGTCTCCATGGAGCTGGACACAGATGACAGCATTGGTGCCGGGGCTAACATTGAAAGTAACGATGAAGGACAGGTGGCTTATCTTCCCTTGGTAGACAATGAGGGCAAGTTACTTCCTGTCCACTTCCTCACGGGATCAGAG ATCGGGCGTGAGGACACTATACTGCGTGAGTGGCTGGACTGTGTGGTGACAAAGGGTGGAATCCTGGTGGCGGCCCAGAGGCTGGGAAAGAGGCCAGTGCTGGTGAGGCAGATGGTGGAGGAGTGGCTGGATCATTACCGCCAGCTGTCCCACAGCATCCCGCCCACCCACCAGACCAGCCTGTCTTCTCAGACTTTCTCCAGTGATGGGGAGAGTGACCAGGAGTGA